The following is a genomic window from Rhizobium sp. 11515TR.
CGACAAGGGTGAATTGCTCAGTGTCACGGCCATGAAATCGCCTTCCTCCGTTATGCGACTTTCAGCTCAGGCTAAAATCCAAGCATGTATTCGGCAAGGCGCTCACTCGACATTTCGCCGCCGCGGACGCCCATCGAAATCAGCTCCGTTCCACCCCCAATTCACCGTCCGCCTCCACGACGAACGCCGCCACCGTCCTATTGCGGCCGTTCAGCTTTGCCTTCAGCAAAGCGCCGTCCGCGCGGTTGATCAAGGTCGTAGTCGGTCCCGACACCGGGGAAGAGGCGATGCCGACGGAGACGGAAAGCGGCCCAACAATCCGCGCGCGATAAGAAAAAGGCGTGCCGAACACACTCGTACGCAGTTTCTCGGCAAGCGCAAAACCTTCCTCGTCGGTCATATCCGTGGCGATGACCGTTAACTCCTCCCCGCCGAAGCGGTAGACCGTACCGGCCTCGCCAACCGTGTCGGCAACGATCTGCCCGACATGCCGCAGCACCTCGTCGCCGGCATCATGGCCGAACTCGTCGTTGAAACGCTTGAAGTGATCGATGTCGATCATCATGCAGATGACCGTACGGGCGGATTGATCCCTGTGAAGGTTGTTGAGCGCCTCGTCCAGCGAGCGCCTGTTGAGCAGGCCTGTCAGCGCGTCGCGCACGGCCAGATTGATCAACCGGTCTCGGAGCTGCAGATTGGCGATCGCAAGGCCGATATTCTCGGCGATCAGCTCCAGATAGAGTCGCGGCGCATCGGCGGCCGTCGCATCCTTCGTGCGATCCTCGAAGTAAAGCAGGCCGATCGCCTCGCCGAGCGCGGTCAGGGGAACGCAGAGACCCGGCACGCCGGAGTGATCCAGATGCTGACAGGGAATATCGGTATCCGCCACGTGGCTGACATGCGGACGGCCACGGCGCAGGCCCCAGCAGGCGGAAGCGGCAAAGGAAGGCTCGGTATGTTCGGGCTCCAGCCACCGGCTGACTTCGCTCAGCGCCGTCCTGCTTTCGTTCATCGTGTAGAGGCATCCCGCGACGCCGGGAAAGATCTGCGGCACGAAGAGCGCAACGACTTCGGCAAGTTCTTTCTGGGCGTAGCAGGCTTGCAGCCGGTGCATCATCTGCAGGATGAGATCCTTGGTCTCCAGATCGCGCTTGCGCTCGGCGTCGAGACGGTTTCGCTCCAGACCGTTCTCGCGGAAGATCTGTATGGCATCATTCATTTCGCCGATCTCGTCACGGCGGCGGTCGGTCGGTACCTCGACGGCATAATCCTGTCTTGCCAGCCGGTTGACGATCCCGGTCATGCGCACCAGCGGCAGCGCCACCCGGCGCCGCAATATGAAATAGAGCACGCCGAGGAATATGACCGCAGTCAAGGCCAGCATCACTTTGGCAATGTTGGCCCAGAGATCGCTGCGTGCCTGCGCGGAATGGAAAGCCGCCTCAGTGCGCGTCGTCGCCAGGGCGCGAAACTGATTGACGCTGTTAAGCAGTGCCGTCTGAAGGCGCTCATGTTCAGGGCCGAACAGCGTATCGCGCGCACCGGCCTGATCGCCACCGGTATAGGCGGCGACTGCCGCCGCCTCCACCTTATCGAGCGCCTGCGCATTGACCGCCACCTCCTCGATGACCTGACGCTCGGCATCCGGAATGCCGGGGCCGCGCAGAGCATTGATGGCCGCATCCCGACGACGCTCTTCACCTT
Proteins encoded in this region:
- a CDS encoding diguanylate cyclase; this translates as MRITTITNWAYGITVVLTVLSAVAFILSAQSAVQERQAVEQHLLLNSMGEELALGAEETTDEARLYVVRGEERHLNAFTVDEGEERRRDAAINALRGPGIPDAERQVIEEVAVNAQALDKVEAAAVAAYTGGDQAGARDTLFGPEHERLQTALLNSVNQFRALATTRTEAAFHSAQARSDLWANIAKVMLALTAVIFLGVLYFILRRRVALPLVRMTGIVNRLARQDYAVEVPTDRRRDEIGEMNDAIQIFRENGLERNRLDAERKRDLETKDLILQMMHRLQACYAQKELAEVVALFVPQIFPGVAGCLYTMNESRTALSEVSRWLEPEHTEPSFAASACWGLRRGRPHVSHVADTDIPCQHLDHSGVPGLCVPLTALGEAIGLLYFEDRTKDATAADAPRLYLELIAENIGLAIANLQLRDRLINLAVRDALTGLLNRRSLDEALNNLHRDQSARTVICMMIDIDHFKRFNDEFGHDAGDEVLRHVGQIVADTVGEAGTVYRFGGEELTVIATDMTDEEGFALAEKLRTSVFGTPFSYRARIVGPLSVSVGIASSPVSGPTTTLINRADGALLKAKLNGRNRTVAAFVVEADGELGVERS